Proteins from a genomic interval of Nostoc sp. TCL240-02:
- a CDS encoding DMT family transporter gives MQLKLSASRLPFAPLLLIAPFFLWGTAMVAMKGVIPHTTPLFMAGVRLIPAGMLILIAAAFMGKPQPKGWVAWLWIALFALIDGTLFQGFLAEGLVRTSAGLGSVMIDSQPLAVALLSLWLFQEHIGFWGWLGLGLGVTGISLIGLPDEWILHILDSGANITIGNWQDLFASGEWLMLLAALSMAVGTVLIRFVCRYADPVTATGWHMILGGLPLWGISSVVESQQWENLGGSDLVALSYATVFGSAIAYGLFFYFAYSGSLTSLSSLTFLTPVFALLFGNLFLSEVLSPVQWIGVFLTLISIYLINQRDALGAQNDTLTVGEIVNIQQPVLDSSAKKLNPVSLAVRESEPEI, from the coding sequence ATGCAACTGAAACTCAGTGCATCTCGACTTCCCTTCGCCCCTCTTTTGTTAATTGCTCCCTTTTTCCTATGGGGGACGGCAATGGTAGCCATGAAAGGAGTGATACCCCACACCACACCGCTATTCATGGCGGGAGTGCGCCTGATACCAGCAGGGATGTTAATTCTGATTGCAGCAGCATTCATGGGTAAACCCCAGCCCAAGGGTTGGGTTGCATGGCTGTGGATTGCCTTATTTGCCCTAATAGATGGGACTTTATTTCAAGGCTTTTTGGCTGAGGGATTAGTCAGAACTAGTGCGGGGCTAGGGTCTGTGATGATTGACTCGCAACCCTTGGCAGTAGCATTGCTGTCGTTGTGGTTATTCCAAGAACACATTGGTTTTTGGGGATGGCTGGGGTTAGGTTTGGGAGTCACAGGCATTAGTTTAATTGGCTTACCTGATGAGTGGATTTTACATATTCTCGACTCAGGTGCAAATATCACAATTGGCAACTGGCAAGACTTGTTTGCTAGCGGTGAGTGGTTGATGCTATTGGCAGCCTTATCAATGGCTGTAGGAACAGTGTTGATACGGTTTGTGTGTAGGTATGCTGACCCAGTAACCGCTACGGGATGGCACATGATTTTGGGGGGATTACCACTATGGGGAATTTCGTCAGTTGTCGAATCTCAGCAGTGGGAGAATCTGGGAGGATCTGATTTAGTGGCTTTGAGTTATGCTACTGTCTTTGGCAGTGCGATCGCTTACGGGTTATTCTTCTACTTTGCCTATAGTGGCAGTCTCACTAGTCTTAGTTCTCTTACCTTCCTTACACCCGTCTTTGCCTTACTATTCGGCAATCTCTTTCTCTCAGAAGTCCTCAGTCCGGTGCAGTGGATAGGTGTTTTCCTCACTTTAATTAGCATCTATCTCATTAACCAACGTGATGCTTTAGGAGCGCAAAACGACACACTTACTGTCGGCGAAATAGTTAATATACAGCAACCAGTTTTAGATTCATCTGCTAAAAAATTGAACCCTGTAAGCCTAGCAGTTAGAGAATCTGAACCAGAAATTTAA
- a CDS encoding 4-hydroxybenzoate solanesyltransferase yields MLRMPERPQSPVWLVIIRLLRWHKPEGRLILMIPALWAVFLAASGKPPLPLVGVIILGTLATSAAGCVVNDLWDRDIDPEVERTRDRPLASRALSVKVGIVVAIVSLACAAILAFYLNPLSFWLCVAAVPVIVLYPGAKRVFPVPQLVLSIAWGFGVLISWSAVTQTITQPTWLLWGATVLWTLGFDTVYAMSDKEDDRRIGVNSSALFFGNYAPVAIGIFFAGTILLLAWLGLLINLHLAFWISLAVATIGWVWQSLRLRQRDLPNSVYGKMFRQNVWIGFILLVGMIAGSF; encoded by the coding sequence ATGTTAAGGATGCCAGAACGCCCCCAGTCACCAGTTTGGCTTGTAATTATCCGGCTTTTACGCTGGCATAAACCAGAAGGACGGTTAATTTTAATGATTCCTGCTCTTTGGGCAGTGTTTTTAGCAGCTTCTGGGAAACCGCCTTTACCTCTGGTTGGTGTGATTATATTGGGTACTCTGGCCACGAGTGCGGCGGGATGTGTTGTCAATGATTTATGGGATCGGGATATCGATCCAGAAGTGGAGAGAACACGCGATCGCCCCCTCGCTTCTCGTGCTTTGTCTGTGAAAGTTGGGATTGTAGTTGCGATCGTATCACTAGCATGTGCAGCCATCTTGGCCTTTTACCTGAACCCTCTAAGTTTCTGGTTATGTGTGGCAGCAGTGCCCGTAATAGTCCTTTATCCAGGCGCAAAGCGAGTGTTTCCTGTACCGCAACTGGTACTTTCCATCGCTTGGGGTTTTGGGGTGTTGATTAGCTGGAGTGCAGTTACTCAAACCATCACTCAACCAACTTGGTTACTTTGGGGCGCGACTGTACTGTGGACATTGGGATTTGATACAGTTTATGCCATGAGCGACAAGGAAGACGATCGCCGTATTGGTGTTAATTCAAGCGCCCTATTTTTTGGGAATTATGCCCCTGTAGCTATTGGAATTTTCTTTGCTGGCACAATCTTATTATTGGCTTGGTTAGGTTTACTCATAAATCTGCACTTAGCCTTCTGGATTAGCCTTGCAGTTGCTACTATTGGATGGGTTTGGCAATCTCTGCGATTAAGACAGCGAGATTTACCTAATTCTGTTTATGGTAAGATGTTCCGGCAAAACGTGTGGATTGGTTTTATTTTACTTGTTGGGATGATCGCTGGCTCTTTTTAA
- a CDS encoding DUF2141 domain-containing protein codes for MIRKLRVGMLLLVVAGNLVWPFSAKANFNGKVTVEIDGLKNKQGQVCASIFASSKGFPSDRDRGLQKQCTKITDTPLSITFENLKAGSYAVAVFHDQNNDRILNSNVFGIPKEGFGFSRNPEIRTGAPKFSEAAFLVAGPNTNIQIQLKYF; via the coding sequence ATGATTAGAAAATTGAGAGTTGGTATGCTGCTATTGGTAGTTGCGGGAAATCTGGTATGGCCGTTTAGTGCCAAGGCAAATTTTAACGGCAAAGTCACCGTAGAAATTGATGGTTTAAAGAATAAACAAGGACAAGTCTGTGCCAGTATATTTGCTAGTAGTAAAGGATTTCCTAGCGATCGTGATCGCGGCTTACAAAAGCAGTGTACCAAGATTACTGACACTCCCTTATCCATTACCTTTGAGAACTTGAAAGCAGGTAGTTATGCCGTTGCTGTCTTTCACGATCAAAATAATGACCGCATTCTCAACAGTAATGTTTTTGGTATACCAAAAGAAGGCTTTGGATTTTCCAGAAATCCAGAAATTCGCACAGGTGCGCCCAAATTTAGCGAAGCAGCATTTTTAGTGGCAGGTCCAAACACTAATATCCAAATTCAGTTGAAATATTTTTAG
- a CDS encoding SDR family oxidoreductase — MNVAIIGCGYVGYQVAEYWQQTMNFFVTATTTSSERVSTLQSVSQRVVVTCGNDLDSLKSVLHNQDVVLLSVGAKGADFYEETYLKTAQNLVSCLQQIQSVKQLIYTGSYAVYGDRNGVWVDEETPLAPANLNAQILRKTEDILLSASSENLRVCIFRLGGIYGPGRELLKIFSRYSGTNRPGGEDITNWIHLDDIVAAIEFARHRRLQGIYNLVDDAHLTSRDLLDSLFEKHNLPKVIWDTSIKSTRPYNAWVSNEKLKEAGYQLIHPQMIF, encoded by the coding sequence ATGAATGTTGCAATTATTGGTTGTGGTTATGTTGGTTATCAAGTTGCTGAATATTGGCAGCAAACAATGAATTTTTTTGTCACTGCAACCACAACTTCTTCTGAGCGTGTCTCTACACTACAATCAGTATCCCAAAGAGTTGTCGTTACCTGCGGAAATGATCTAGATAGTCTAAAATCAGTTTTGCACAATCAAGATGTTGTACTTTTGAGTGTTGGTGCAAAAGGTGCAGATTTTTATGAAGAAACTTATCTAAAAACTGCCCAAAACTTAGTTTCATGCTTGCAGCAGATTCAGAGTGTGAAACAATTAATATATACAGGTAGTTATGCAGTATATGGTGACAGAAATGGTGTATGGGTAGATGAAGAAACACCACTTGCACCCGCTAATTTAAATGCTCAAATTCTCCGCAAAACAGAGGATATATTATTATCAGCATCTAGCGAAAATCTCCGCGTTTGTATCTTCCGCTTAGGAGGAATATATGGCCCCGGTAGAGAACTTTTGAAAATATTTAGTAGATATTCTGGTACAAACCGTCCCGGCGGTGAAGATATCACAAATTGGATTCATCTGGATGATATTGTTGCTGCGATAGAATTTGCCCGTCACCGTCGTTTGCAAGGGATTTATAATCTAGTAGATGATGCACATCTTACCAGCCGAGACTTGCTAGATAGTCTATTTGAAAAACATAATTTACCCAAAGTTATATGGGATACTTCTATTAAGAGTACTCGCCCATATAATGCTTGGGTATCGAATGAAAAGCTGAAAGAGGCTGGATACCAGTTAATTCATCCACAGATGATTTTTTAG
- a CDS encoding tautomerase family protein, with product MVQIKVYSLADKLNPIKTELSNVIHTSLIEVLQIAPEKRFHRFFPLDKSDFYYPSDRTNNYLVIEISMFEGRSVETKKELIRLLIKNINEKFNIPIYDIEITIFETPKYNWGIRGLPGDELSLNYKIEV from the coding sequence ATGGTACAAATCAAAGTATATTCTTTAGCTGACAAATTAAATCCTATTAAAACGGAGCTATCAAATGTAATCCATACCTCCCTCATAGAGGTTTTACAGATTGCCCCTGAAAAAAGATTTCACCGTTTTTTCCCACTGGATAAATCAGATTTTTACTATCCATCTGATAGAACAAACAATTATCTAGTTATCGAAATTAGTATGTTTGAGGGACGCTCAGTGGAAACCAAAAAAGAGTTGATTCGCCTGCTGATTAAAAATATTAATGAAAAATTCAATATTCCTATATACGATATTGAAATCACAATTTTTGAAACGCCCAAATATAACTGGGGTATTAGAGGTTTACCTGGCGACGAGTTAAGCTTAAACTACAAAATAGAAGTTTGA
- a CDS encoding thioesterase family protein yields MLVNNSLHRPLEVVLEIPVRTYDIDFMGIVSNIVYIRWLEDLRLKFLDEHWHLNQQIAQGYAPVLAGTEIEYKRPIKIIDQVIGRLWLSNLGQLKWTVQAEIFSNNELAAVASQKGAFLSLQNSRPIPIPEELKNKYLEHQKGNLKDYS; encoded by the coding sequence ATGCTAGTAAATAACAGTTTGCACAGACCATTAGAAGTAGTATTAGAAATTCCTGTAAGAACATACGACATTGACTTTATGGGAATCGTAAGCAATATTGTATATATCAGATGGTTAGAGGATTTGCGTTTAAAGTTTTTAGATGAACATTGGCACCTGAATCAACAAATTGCTCAAGGATATGCACCTGTTCTAGCTGGAACTGAAATTGAATATAAACGCCCCATAAAAATTATTGACCAAGTAATTGGACGTTTATGGCTAAGTAATTTAGGACAATTGAAGTGGACTGTACAAGCTGAAATTTTCTCTAATAATGAGTTAGCAGCAGTAGCTAGTCAAAAGGGTGCTTTTCTCAGTTTACAAAATAGTCGTCCTATTCCTATTCCAGAGGAATTAAAGAATAAATATTTAGAGCATCAAAAAGGAAATCTGAAAGACTATTCATAA
- a CDS encoding peptidoglycan-binding protein produces the protein MRLCRSSILIFTCFSCVGFYPNRASTATPNLAPEILELAQASSTVTASPAVLRYGSQKSDVQRLQTQLKQLGYYNGVVDGQYNASTEIAVAKFQKAKGLKVDGLAGLTTRRRLQAAIVAKNQTVTSPIVTFPNPTPKPTAKPKPPEKGFIWWFIFAIGVLGSIGALIYLMRWFRQIKQVQKSEISDTKSLSEANKKTMIPPPPEIVTSPEGATLPLSTQLLLPEKTSRLAKLNIVDELIQDLRSSDPTKRRKAIWDLGQQGDSRAIQPMVDLMIDADSQESSLILAALAEIGIRTLKPMNRGLAISMQDESPQVRQNAIRDLTRVYDMMGQMSQMLRHALEDPDPEVQATARYALTQMNRMRGLPEQQGLPEDLHNDARE, from the coding sequence ATGAGGCTATGCCGTTCCTCAATTCTGATATTTACCTGTTTTTCTTGCGTGGGTTTTTACCCAAATCGCGCAAGTACAGCCACACCTAACCTAGCGCCTGAAATTTTAGAACTGGCACAAGCTAGTTCGACAGTTACTGCTAGTCCGGCTGTTTTGAGATATGGTAGTCAAAAATCAGATGTGCAGAGATTACAAACCCAATTAAAACAGTTGGGATACTACAATGGCGTGGTAGATGGACAGTACAACGCTAGTACAGAAATCGCTGTAGCTAAATTCCAGAAAGCAAAGGGTTTAAAAGTAGATGGACTTGCTGGTCTAACAACTAGGAGGAGGCTGCAAGCAGCAATAGTAGCCAAAAATCAGACTGTCACCTCTCCAATAGTCACTTTTCCTAATCCAACTCCCAAACCGACTGCAAAACCCAAGCCACCTGAGAAAGGTTTCATCTGGTGGTTTATATTTGCCATCGGAGTTCTAGGAAGTATTGGCGCACTTATTTACCTGATGAGGTGGTTTCGTCAGATTAAACAAGTGCAAAAGTCCGAAATATCAGATACTAAAAGTTTAAGTGAAGCTAACAAAAAAACTATGATACCACCCCCACCAGAGATTGTAACTAGTCCAGAAGGAGCTACGCTGCCGCTATCCACACAATTACTACTACCAGAAAAAACTTCCCGGCTTGCTAAACTCAATATCGTTGACGAATTAATTCAAGACTTACGCAGTTCTGACCCAACGAAGCGACGTAAGGCTATTTGGGATTTGGGTCAGCAGGGAGATTCGCGGGCAATTCAGCCAATGGTTGACCTAATGATTGATGCTGATTCTCAAGAAAGCAGTTTGATTTTGGCAGCTTTGGCAGAAATTGGTATCCGCACACTCAAACCGATGAACCGGGGTTTAGCAATTTCAATGCAAGATGAAAGTCCCCAAGTACGTCAAAATGCGATCCGAGACTTGACGCGCGTTTATGACATGATGGGTCAAATGAGCCAGATGTTGCGCCATGCATTAGAAGACCCAGATCCCGAAGTGCAAGCAACAGCACGATATGCTTTAACTCAGATGAATCGAATGCGTGGCTTACCGGAACAACAAGGTTTACCAGAAGATTTACACAACGATGCACGAGAATAA
- a CDS encoding sulfite exporter TauE/SafE family protein — MHYLSLPFLSFFVGIIVGLTGIGGASLITPMLIFVFQVPPSIAVSSDVVAATLMKIVGSVKHWEQKTLDIEVVKWLAFGSVPGSLFGVGILHVLKRTGEYNLDNILLRLLGVMILLVTALALVQLLLLTFLPKFNLPELPKLDLETNFGRFLTITLGAILGCLVGLTSVSSGSMFALVLIGFFRLDARKLVGTDISHAAILLLFTALGHLSLGTVDWNLVIPIWLGSVPGVLLGAKICQVAPQRPLRFIIYAILMMVSWKLVHQV; from the coding sequence ATGCACTATTTATCACTACCATTCTTAAGCTTCTTCGTTGGTATCATAGTTGGTTTGACGGGAATTGGCGGAGCCTCTCTCATTACCCCAATGTTGATTTTTGTTTTTCAGGTTCCGCCTTCCATCGCAGTGAGTTCTGATGTTGTAGCTGCCACATTGATGAAGATTGTTGGTAGCGTTAAGCATTGGGAACAGAAAACTCTGGATATAGAAGTTGTCAAATGGCTGGCATTCGGGAGTGTTCCAGGCTCACTGTTTGGAGTGGGAATTTTGCACGTTCTTAAACGCACAGGTGAGTATAATCTGGATAACATCTTGCTCCGTTTGCTTGGTGTGATGATTTTGCTAGTCACAGCATTAGCACTAGTGCAATTGTTGTTATTGACTTTTTTACCCAAATTCAACTTACCCGAACTACCAAAGTTAGACTTAGAAACTAACTTTGGGCGCTTCCTAACAATCACTTTGGGGGCTATTTTAGGCTGTTTAGTTGGTCTAACTAGCGTCTCATCAGGTTCAATGTTTGCCCTAGTGCTGATTGGGTTTTTCCGTTTAGATGCACGGAAGCTAGTGGGTACTGATATCTCACACGCAGCAATTTTACTGCTGTTTACAGCCCTTGGTCATCTCAGCCTAGGAACAGTTGATTGGAATTTGGTAATACCTATCTGGCTAGGCTCTGTACCAGGAGTTCTGCTAGGTGCTAAAATCTGCCAAGTCGCTCCCCAGCGCCCACTACGGTTTATTATTTACGCCATTTTGATGATGGTGAGTTGGAAATTAGTTCATCAAGTGTAA
- a CDS encoding TetR/AcrR family transcriptional regulator, whose translation MSKGEETKSRILHQAAELFNQQGYAGSSMSDIMRVTGLQKGGIYNHFQSKDDLALQAFDFAIARIRQHTRFALRSKRHAVERLQAIIGIFSSFAENPPIKGGCPLLNTAVESDDAHPALRERAQQAMNSWLHLIRRIIETGIAKGEICSEVSADEIATVIIATLEGAIMMSKLYGDSIHMHRVINYLNQYLETHL comes from the coding sequence ATGTCCAAAGGCGAAGAAACAAAAAGTAGAATTCTCCACCAAGCAGCCGAACTGTTTAACCAACAGGGGTATGCAGGCTCATCAATGTCAGACATCATGCGTGTTACTGGATTGCAAAAAGGAGGAATTTACAATCACTTTCAAAGCAAAGACGATCTCGCATTACAGGCTTTTGATTTTGCGATCGCTCGCATTAGACAGCATACTAGATTTGCATTGCGAAGCAAACGCCATGCAGTAGAACGCCTGCAAGCAATCATTGGGATATTTAGTAGCTTCGCAGAAAATCCACCTATCAAAGGAGGTTGCCCACTGCTAAATACTGCTGTGGAAAGCGATGATGCTCATCCGGCGTTGCGGGAACGCGCTCAACAGGCGATGAATTCTTGGCTGCATCTAATTCGTCGAATTATTGAAACGGGAATTGCCAAGGGTGAAATTTGCTCGGAAGTAAGTGCTGATGAAATTGCCACCGTCATAATTGCAACGCTGGAAGGGGCCATAATGATGAGTAAGCTTTATGGAGATTCAATTCACATGCACAGGGTAATTAATTACCTGAATCAATACTTGGAAACTCACCTTTAA
- a CDS encoding thioredoxin domain-containing protein — translation MSKFFDSFSLFIQYMRTWAAISLLCLVVTWSFPAQAASRIDPQLEQQVLQIIREHPEAIIESVQAYQQQQQQKLKQAQQAFLQDLKTNPQTVIGESPTTGSTKSKTVLIEFSDFQCPYCAEAHKTLKQLLAKYPDKVKLVYKNLPLISIHSEALPSAKAAWAAYQQGKFWEYHDALFTNQKQLGEALYLDIAKKLNLDLGKFKRDLTLATPAITKDIQLAEKLAVSGTPFFIINSPTFSGVVQLADIENILTGAK, via the coding sequence ATGAGTAAATTCTTTGATTCGTTTAGCCTATTCATTCAGTATATGCGTACTTGGGCAGCAATCAGTTTGCTGTGTTTAGTTGTCACCTGGTCATTTCCTGCACAAGCTGCTAGCCGGATTGATCCGCAATTAGAACAGCAAGTCTTACAAATTATCCGCGAACACCCAGAGGCAATTATTGAATCTGTTCAAGCTTATCAGCAGCAGCAACAACAAAAACTCAAGCAAGCACAGCAAGCATTTTTACAAGATTTAAAGACGAATCCTCAAACAGTGATTGGTGAGTCTCCCACCACAGGTTCAACTAAATCAAAAACTGTGCTAATAGAATTTTCCGATTTTCAATGTCCTTACTGTGCTGAGGCGCATAAAACATTGAAACAATTGTTAGCAAAGTATCCAGATAAAGTAAAATTAGTTTACAAGAATTTACCATTAATTTCAATTCATTCTGAAGCATTACCATCTGCGAAAGCAGCTTGGGCAGCATATCAACAGGGCAAATTTTGGGAATATCATGATGCGCTATTTACTAATCAAAAGCAACTAGGTGAGGCGTTATATTTAGATATTGCTAAAAAACTGAATCTAGATTTAGGTAAATTTAAACGCGATCTTACTCTTGCTACTCCCGCAATTACAAAAGATATCCAATTAGCAGAGAAGTTGGCTGTTTCCGGCACACCTTTCTTTATCATTAATAGTCCAACTTTTTCAGGAGTTGTACAGCTAGCGGATATCGAAAATATATTGACTGGTGCTAAGTAA
- a CDS encoding glutathione peroxidase gives MSNTISDIAVKTINGEDKQLNDYTGKVLLIVNVASYCGYTSQYDGLEKLNQKYGEAGLKILGFPCNDFGAQEPGSNEEIVQFCTSKYGVTFELFDKVHAKGSQQHPLYERLTKAVEPTGTIAWNFEKFLVNKQGEVIARFNSSVQPNSPEIIAIIEKELAK, from the coding sequence ATGAGTAACACAATTTCGGATATCGCAGTCAAGACCATCAACGGTGAAGATAAACAATTAAACGACTATACCGGGAAGGTACTCTTAATTGTGAATGTGGCTTCCTACTGCGGTTATACTTCTCAATACGACGGGTTAGAAAAGTTGAACCAGAAGTATGGCGAAGCAGGATTAAAGATTTTGGGGTTCCCCTGTAACGATTTTGGAGCGCAGGAACCAGGAAGCAATGAAGAAATTGTGCAATTCTGCACAAGTAAATATGGTGTTACCTTTGAACTATTCGATAAAGTCCATGCAAAAGGCTCACAGCAGCATCCACTTTATGAGCGACTTACCAAAGCCGTTGAGCCAACAGGAACTATTGCTTGGAACTTTGAAAAATTTTTAGTTAATAAACAAGGTGAAGTGATAGCTAGATTTAATAGTAGTGTGCAACCCAATTCACCAGAAATAATTGCCATAATTGAAAAAGAACTAGCAAAATAG
- a CDS encoding Ppx/GppA phosphatase family protein, with protein MQNLVSASWESSATQPPNQHRIIAAIDLGTNSLHMVVVKIDPTLPAFSIIAREKETVRLGDRNLTTGELKPEIIKKAIAALGRFQEVAKTIDAETIIAVATSAVREAPNGKDFLHTVEKELGLSVNLISGQEEARRIYLGVLSGMEFHNQPHIIVDIGGGSTELILGDSQEPRTLTSTKVGAVRLTSELITTDPISNTEFVYLQSYTRGMLERSVDEVLANFQFGESPRLVGTSGTIETLAMIHAREKSGVIPSTLNGYQFSLKDLRELVNRLRKLSNSEKSTIPGMPDKRSEVILAGAVILQEAMTLLGSESIAICERSLREGVIVDWMLAHGLIEDKLRYQSSVRERNVLKIANKYHVNLEYSDRVAKFAESLFDQTQGTLHHWGSDERQLLWAAAILHNCGHYISHSSHHKHSYYLIRNGELLGYTETEIEIIANLARYHRKSPPKKKHEIYQSSLTKEQCQMVSQLSAILRLAVALDRRQIGAISQVQCEYYQQLRQVNLLIFPSQSDDECALELWSLDYKKGVFEEEFGVKLVASLEKLFRKI; from the coding sequence ATGCAGAATTTAGTTTCGGCTAGCTGGGAGAGTTCTGCAACTCAACCACCTAACCAACATCGGATTATTGCTGCCATTGACCTGGGAACAAATTCTCTACACATGGTAGTAGTTAAAATTGACCCCACGCTACCAGCCTTTAGCATTATCGCCAGAGAAAAAGAAACTGTGAGACTTGGCGATCGCAATCTTACCACTGGAGAACTCAAACCAGAGATTATTAAAAAGGCGATCGCTGCTTTAGGACGCTTCCAAGAAGTTGCCAAAACCATCGACGCTGAAACAATCATTGCTGTGGCGACTAGTGCCGTGCGTGAAGCCCCCAATGGTAAAGATTTTTTGCACACAGTAGAAAAGGAATTGGGTTTAAGCGTTAACTTGATTTCTGGTCAAGAAGAAGCGCGACGAATCTACCTTGGCGTGCTTTCGGGGATGGAATTTCACAACCAACCCCATATTATTGTCGATATTGGCGGTGGTTCCACAGAATTAATTTTGGGCGATAGTCAAGAACCACGCACTCTCACCAGTACTAAAGTCGGTGCAGTGCGACTCACTAGCGAGTTAATCACCACCGATCCCATCAGCAACACAGAGTTTGTGTATTTGCAATCCTATACACGCGGTATGTTAGAACGTTCCGTGGATGAGGTATTAGCAAATTTCCAGTTTGGGGAATCTCCCCGTTTAGTGGGTACATCTGGCACGATTGAAACCCTGGCGATGATTCATGCACGAGAAAAGTCAGGTGTTATTCCTTCCACTCTCAATGGCTATCAGTTTAGTCTTAAAGACTTGCGAGAGTTGGTAAATCGCTTGCGGAAACTGAGTAATTCCGAAAAGTCTACGATTCCGGGAATGCCAGATAAGCGGTCTGAAGTTATACTGGCTGGTGCAGTAATATTACAGGAAGCGATGACCCTTTTAGGCAGTGAATCGATCGCAATTTGTGAGCGTTCTCTGCGGGAAGGCGTAATCGTAGACTGGATGTTAGCCCACGGCTTAATTGAAGATAAGCTGCGTTACCAAAGTTCAGTTCGAGAACGGAATGTTTTAAAAATCGCTAATAAATACCACGTTAACTTAGAGTATAGCGATCGCGTCGCTAAATTTGCCGAGAGTTTATTCGATCAAACTCAAGGTACGTTACACCATTGGGGATCTGACGAGCGACAACTGCTGTGGGCCGCTGCAATATTACACAATTGTGGTCATTATATCAGTCATTCGTCTCACCACAAGCACTCTTACTATCTAATTCGCAATGGTGAATTACTTGGTTATACAGAAACCGAGATTGAAATCATAGCCAACTTAGCGCGTTATCATCGCAAATCGCCACCCAAGAAAAAACATGAAATTTACCAGAGTTCGCTGACTAAAGAGCAGTGTCAAATGGTTAGTCAATTGAGTGCAATTCTAAGATTGGCGGTAGCATTAGATAGACGACAAATTGGTGCGATATCTCAAGTACAATGTGAGTATTATCAACAACTTCGACAGGTAAACCTGCTGATTTTTCCATCTCAATCTGATGATGAATGTGCTTTAGAACTTTGGAGTTTAGATTATAAAAAAGGAGTGTTTGAGGAAGAATTTGGAGTGAAATTAGTAGCAAGTTTAGAAAAACTTTTTAGAAAAATCTAA